Proteins from one Carassius auratus strain Wakin linkage group LG28B, ASM336829v1, whole genome shotgun sequence genomic window:
- the LOC113067651 gene encoding Na(+)/H(+) exchange regulatory cofactor NHE-RF2-like produces the protein MASDLKPRLCVMKKGENGYGFHLHGEKGKTGQYIRKVERASPAEASGLRAGDRVVEVNGENVERETHHQVVQRIKAVEHETRLLVVDRETDEYFRSLRLTCTEEMAIRVSPAVTTPSPSPSTSKQGNGSVSKRPEISKPIRKPLSRAPKKEVQPSSESSTLEPPELLPRLCHLVRSEGGYGFNLHSERSRPGQYIRALDPGSPADRAGLKPQDRLIEVNGVNIESMRHAEVVAFIKNGGSETRLLVVDPDTDEHFKKMAITPTSIHVKDFDESVTNGSNSPHVNGSSSRSTYSDGSSQDTNTQFSRESSSHLLDPFEETGLCLSPTAAEAKEKAHAKRSRKRAPQMDWNKKHEIFSNF, from the exons ATGGCAAGCGATCTGAAGCCTCGGTTGTGTGTGATGAAGAAAGGAGAGAACGGCTATGGGTTTCATCTGCACGGAGAGAAAGGAAAAACGGGACAGTACATACGGAAAGTGGAGCGCGCGTCCCCGGCGGAGGCGTCGGGACTGCGCGCGGGTGACCGTGTGGTGGAGGTGAACGGCGAGAACGTGGAGAGAGAGACACACCATCAG GTGGTGCAGCGGATCAAAGCCGTGGAGCATGAGACCAGACTGCTGGTGGTTGACCGAGAGACTGACGAGTACTTCCGCAGCCTGCGTCTCACCTGCACGGAGGAAATGGCCATCCGGGTGAGCCCTGCAGTCACGACCCCTTCACCTTCACCGTCCACCAGTAAACAGGGCAATGGCTCGGTTTCCAAACGACCTGAGATCTCCAAACCCATCAGGAAACCTCTCTCACGAGCTCCTAAAAAG GAGGTCCAGCCCTCATCTGAATCCTCGACCCTGGAGCCGCCTGAGCTTCTGCCGAGGCTGTGTCACCTGGTGCGGTCTGAGGGGGGTTACGGCTTTAATCTCCACAGCGAGAGGTCCAGACCGGGTCAGTACATTCGAGCTCTGGACCCCGGCTCGCCCGCTGACCGCGCAGGACTCAAACCTCAGGACAGACTCATTGAG GTAAACGGCGTGAACATTGAAAGCATGAGACACGCTGAAGTCGTGGCCTTCATCAAGAACGGCGGGAGTGAGACGCGTTTACTAGTGGTGGATCCGGACACAGATGAGCATTTCAAGAAGATGGCCATCACTCCCACCAGCATCCATGTCAAAG ATTTTGACGAGTCTGTAACGAACGGCTCCAACAGCCCTCATGTGAACGGGTCGTCGTCCCGATCCACATACTCAGACGGCAGCAGTCAGGACACCAACACACAG tTCTCAAGGGAGAGTAGCAGCCATCTCCTCGACCCGTTTGAAGAAACCGGTCTGTGTCTGAGTCCCACGGCGGCGGAGGCTAAAGAGAAAGCCCACGCCAAGCGCTCCAGAAAGAGAGCGCCCCAGATGGACTGGAACAAGAAGCATGAGATCTTCAGCAATTTCTGA